In Nocardia higoensis, one genomic interval encodes:
- a CDS encoding DJ-1/PfpI family protein: MQILVFDGVDDLDIFAPLEVFGYAAHFDSRVEVELVTAASPQAVVLMSGTTIDVRTGWAPERADVLVVPGGGYGLPPGSPGVPSEIARGRLPRLLGEAAREGLTLASVCVGAMLLSAAGITRGRPCTTHHRLRKQLEQEGGVITGARVVDDGDLVTTGGVTSGLDLALWLVQRELGSDIAVAVEEVMEYERRGTVWRRERI; the protein is encoded by the coding sequence GTGCAGATCCTGGTATTCGACGGCGTGGACGACCTGGATATCTTCGCGCCACTGGAAGTGTTCGGCTACGCAGCGCATTTCGATTCCCGGGTCGAGGTGGAACTGGTGACCGCGGCGAGTCCGCAAGCGGTCGTGCTCATGTCCGGCACCACCATCGACGTACGAACGGGATGGGCTCCCGAGCGTGCCGACGTGCTCGTGGTCCCCGGTGGTGGCTACGGCCTGCCGCCGGGCTCGCCCGGTGTCCCCAGCGAGATCGCGAGAGGTCGGCTCCCCCGGCTGCTCGGCGAGGCCGCGCGCGAGGGCCTCACCCTGGCATCGGTCTGCGTCGGCGCGATGCTGCTGTCGGCTGCCGGGATCACCCGGGGCAGGCCGTGCACCACGCACCACCGGCTGCGCAAGCAGCTCGAACAGGAAGGCGGGGTGATCACCGGGGCGCGGGTCGTCGACGACGGCGATCTCGTCACCACCGGCGGCGTCACCTCCGGGCTGGACCTCGCCCTGTGGCTGGTACAGCGGGAACTGGGCTCGGATATCGCCGTCGCCGTCGAGGAAGTCATGGAGTACGAGCGGCGGGGGACAGTATGGAGGCGCGAGAGGATATGA
- a CDS encoding Dyp-type peroxidase, translating into MSTPTAGRAGTDAHRITRRGLFGVGVATAGAAAAGVVAGRATTADTTSENRLEPFHGPHQSGIATSAQSHALFLSVDIARPDRGVLRELLAGWTATATALATGAPLPERPGTPPGFSAHTDFATGLAPARLTVTFGLGPSVFDERFGLGAQRPRHLGPLPEFAGDRLNPAWCDGDVLVQICAEDAQVVSNTFRALRAQMPGLARMRWTQHGFLSRPADGSTPRNMFGHRDGTANPRTETEIDRTVWVRSADEPAWFQGGSYLVFRKIRMKTAEWDQLPLPEQDRIIGRRRGDGAPLGGTTEFDPVDLEHRDKDGELSIPAGAHVRVVHGIPMLRRGYNYDYGTLIANAGGPGAEPQSPHTHLPGTPEHTHGGHHQLDAGLLFVAYMNDPPEQFIRAQRALAADDRLNPLVEHTGSAFFAVPPGSTPDEPIAAALLR; encoded by the coding sequence ATGAGCACACCTACTGCCGGCCGCGCGGGCACCGATGCGCACCGCATCACCCGCCGCGGCTTGTTCGGAGTGGGCGTGGCGACCGCGGGAGCCGCTGCGGCCGGGGTGGTCGCGGGCCGTGCGACCACAGCCGACACCACTTCGGAAAATCGTCTGGAACCGTTCCACGGGCCGCACCAATCGGGGATCGCGACTTCCGCGCAATCGCACGCGCTGTTCCTGTCGGTCGACATCGCGCGCCCGGACCGCGGGGTGCTGCGGGAACTTCTCGCCGGATGGACCGCCACCGCCACCGCGCTGGCGACCGGCGCGCCACTGCCGGAACGACCGGGGACGCCACCGGGGTTCAGCGCACACACCGATTTCGCGACGGGACTGGCTCCGGCCCGTCTGACCGTCACCTTCGGTCTGGGGCCGTCGGTCTTCGACGAACGATTCGGGCTCGGCGCACAGCGACCGCGACACCTCGGCCCACTACCCGAGTTCGCCGGCGACCGTTTGAATCCGGCGTGGTGCGACGGCGACGTGCTGGTGCAGATATGCGCTGAGGACGCCCAGGTCGTCAGCAACACGTTCCGCGCGTTGCGGGCACAGATGCCGGGACTGGCGCGGATGCGCTGGACCCAGCACGGCTTCCTCAGCCGACCCGCCGACGGCAGCACACCACGCAACATGTTCGGACACCGAGATGGCACCGCAAACCCGCGCACCGAGACCGAGATCGATCGCACGGTCTGGGTTCGCTCCGCTGACGAACCCGCCTGGTTCCAGGGCGGCAGCTACCTGGTCTTCCGCAAGATCCGCATGAAGACCGCGGAGTGGGATCAGCTGCCGCTGCCTGAGCAGGACCGCATCATCGGCCGCCGACGAGGCGACGGAGCTCCGTTGGGCGGCACGACCGAGTTCGATCCGGTGGACCTCGAGCACCGTGACAAGGACGGCGAACTCTCGATTCCCGCCGGTGCCCACGTCCGCGTGGTCCACGGCATACCGATGCTGCGCCGCGGTTACAACTACGACTACGGCACGCTGATCGCGAACGCAGGCGGACCGGGTGCCGAGCCACAATCCCCGCACACGCACCTTCCCGGCACGCCTGAACACACCCACGGCGGCCACCACCAGCTCGACGCGGGTCTGCTGTTCGTCGCGTACATGAACGACCCGCCCGAGCAGTTCATCAGGGCACAACGCGCGCTCGCCGCCGACGACCGACTGAACCCCCTCGTCGAGCACACCGGCAGTGCGTTCTTCGCCGTCCCACCCGGCAGCACCCCCGACGAACCGATCGCCGCCGCATTGCTCCGCTGA